A stretch of Paludisphaera borealis DNA encodes these proteins:
- a CDS encoding universal stress protein gives MIDIERILAPTDFSTHAQQALRYACDLAERLGADLYILHVLSEIVPTGPDPLLMPVMPPQFYQEDEDRAAKSLETVLDPSWGKPRTVTTAVRWGTAAEAIVDYASEQKIDLVVIATHGRSGLSHVLLGSVAERIVREAPCPVLTIRDTGKARPNAS, from the coding sequence ATGATCGACATCGAGCGCATCCTAGCTCCCACCGACTTCAGCACCCACGCCCAACAAGCCCTCCGCTATGCCTGCGACCTGGCGGAGCGGCTTGGCGCGGACCTGTACATTCTGCACGTCCTCTCCGAGATCGTCCCGACCGGCCCCGACCCGCTCTTGATGCCGGTCATGCCTCCCCAGTTCTATCAGGAAGACGAGGACCGGGCCGCGAAGTCGCTCGAAACGGTTCTCGACCCGTCGTGGGGCAAGCCCCGAACCGTTACGACGGCCGTCCGCTGGGGGACGGCCGCCGAGGCGATCGTCGATTATGCGTCCGAGCAGAAAATCGACCTCGTCGTGATCGCCACCCACGGCCGCTCGGGGCTGAGCCACGTCCTGCTCGGGTCGGTTGCCGAGCGGATCGTCCGCGAGGCCCCCTGCCCCGTACTCACGATCCGCGACACGGGCAAGGCGAGGCCCAACGCCTCTTGA
- a CDS encoding efflux RND transporter permease subunit: protein MNPIVFAMRRPLTVMVLVVAVALGSGLALMRMPIDVFPNLNLPVVYVCQPYGGMDPAQMEGLLTNYYEYHFLYIGGIHHVESKNIQGMALMKLFFHPGTNMAQAMAETIGYVTRSRAFMPPGTVSPFITRFDAGSVPVGYLVLSSETKSIGEIQDQALFKVRPMFAGLPGVSAPPPFGGSQRTVVVRVDPDRLRSYKMSPDEVIKALASGNAISPSGNVRIGDEMPIVPINSLVKQVDDLKTIPIRPGANPTVYLRDVATVQDSTDVTTGYALVNGRRAVYILVTKRADASTLSVVKNVKAAIPSMQAVLPDDIKVGFEFDQSPTVTNAIASLATEGALGAVLTGLMVLVFLRDWRSVVVVVLNIPFALCGAVVALWLTGQTLNLMTLGGLALAIGILVDEATVEIENIHAKMEHTENIPRAVRQGNLDTAVPRLLAMLCILAVFIPSFFMQGAAQALFVPMSLAVGFAMVSSYLLSSTFVPVLSAWLLRHHGQPEGRAPRRSLFDGFRDSYGRGLEWTVRLRWFVVPGYLAAVLVVAYGVGRQLGLEIFPRVDSGRFQLRIKAPAGTRIEKTEQIAKAALEAVRNQAGEHAVEISVGYVGLIPSSYPINAIYQWTGGPEEVLLRVALHEEAKIDVEALKGRLREQLTAQMPNVQFSFEPADIVSDVMSFGSPTPVEVAVSGPNFADDRAFAGKVKDELAKVPSLRDLQYAQTLDYPTVGVEIDRERAGVSGVTAEEVARSLVTATSSSRFVVPNYWPDPKSGIGYQVQVEIPIALMDSVKQVETIPIQRSGGPSLLLRDVAKVSRGTMPGEFDRYNMKRSISLTANIAGEDLGRAASRVSEAIERAGTPPKGVSVDIRGQIVPMREMLTGLSAGLAMSIVVILLLLTANFQSVRLALVAVSTAPAVVCGVVVALWLTRTTINIQSFMGAIMAIGVAVANAILLVTFAERRRREDSAEATEAAVFGAKGRLRPILMTSCAMTAGMVPIALGWGEGGEQTAPLGRAVIGGLVAATMATLVVLPSVFAIVQGWTGRHSASVDPDDPESRYFDHPAGPTVPVSARLAALGALVLLIAGCGKPTGEAAVKSATAGAQAVARVATVAPARTTIRRTSEQPGQIEAFEVTAIHAKLAGYVRAVVVDIGDRVKKGQVMAELRVPEIEADLKQKRAMIDQAQAEKKQAEATVEVSRAGVASAEAKVTEIQAGIRRSDADVARWRSEFARIDQLVRERAQTGSLLDETRNKLKAAEATQEEVRAQVKFAEAALAEARAVLAKARSDVQTAIAHIEVARFDAERAEAMESYTKIEAPYDGVVIRRQVDTGRLTTPGATGEPLFIVARSDVVTISVGVPEAEAPFVNAGDAARVHVLALDGRTFEGKVTRTAWALESSTRTLLTEIDLPNPDDALRPGLYAYATIVAEEHKNALTLPSTAIVKDGEKSFCVAVSGDRAHRKEIKVGLSDGKRTEVLSGVEDGEQIVEANAASLADGQAVETSKPQEGPSRTKS from the coding sequence ATGAACCCGATCGTCTTCGCCATGAGGCGGCCGCTCACCGTGATGGTGCTCGTCGTCGCCGTGGCGCTCGGGAGCGGCCTCGCACTCATGCGGATGCCGATCGACGTCTTCCCGAACCTGAACCTCCCGGTCGTGTACGTCTGCCAGCCCTATGGCGGGATGGACCCGGCCCAGATGGAGGGGCTGCTCACGAACTATTACGAATATCATTTCCTCTACATCGGTGGCATCCACCACGTCGAATCGAAGAACATCCAGGGCATGGCCCTGATGAAGCTCTTCTTCCACCCCGGCACCAACATGGCCCAGGCGATGGCCGAGACCATCGGTTACGTCACGCGGTCGCGCGCCTTCATGCCGCCGGGGACGGTCTCGCCGTTCATCACCCGGTTCGACGCGGGGAGCGTCCCGGTCGGCTATCTCGTGCTCTCCAGCGAGACGAAGAGCATCGGCGAGATCCAGGACCAGGCCCTCTTCAAGGTCCGGCCGATGTTCGCGGGCCTCCCCGGCGTCTCCGCGCCGCCGCCGTTCGGCGGCAGCCAGCGGACCGTCGTCGTCCGCGTCGACCCGGACCGGCTCCGCTCGTACAAGATGTCGCCCGACGAGGTGATCAAGGCCCTCGCCTCCGGGAACGCGATCAGCCCGTCGGGGAACGTTCGGATCGGCGACGAGATGCCCATCGTCCCGATCAACTCGCTCGTCAAGCAGGTGGACGACCTCAAGACCATCCCCATCCGACCGGGCGCGAACCCGACCGTCTACCTTCGCGACGTCGCGACCGTGCAGGACTCGACCGACGTCACGACCGGATACGCCCTCGTGAACGGACGCCGGGCGGTCTACATCCTGGTGACCAAACGGGCGGACGCATCCACGCTTTCGGTCGTGAAGAACGTCAAGGCGGCGATCCCTTCGATGCAGGCCGTCCTCCCCGACGACATCAAGGTCGGCTTCGAGTTCGACCAGTCGCCGACCGTGACGAACGCGATAGCGAGCCTCGCCACCGAAGGGGCGTTGGGGGCCGTGCTCACCGGGCTCATGGTGCTCGTCTTCCTCCGCGACTGGCGGAGCGTCGTCGTGGTCGTCCTGAACATCCCGTTCGCCCTCTGCGGGGCTGTCGTCGCCCTGTGGCTCACTGGCCAGACCCTGAACTTGATGACGCTCGGCGGTCTCGCGCTCGCCATCGGCATTCTGGTCGATGAGGCGACTGTCGAGATCGAGAACATCCACGCCAAGATGGAGCACACGGAGAACATCCCGCGCGCGGTTCGCCAGGGGAACCTCGACACGGCCGTGCCGAGGCTGCTCGCGATGCTCTGCATCCTCGCCGTCTTCATCCCTTCGTTCTTCATGCAGGGGGCGGCGCAAGCCCTTTTCGTCCCGATGTCGCTCGCCGTCGGCTTCGCGATGGTCTCGTCTTACCTGCTCTCCAGCACCTTCGTCCCGGTTCTCTCGGCGTGGCTTCTCAGACACCATGGTCAGCCCGAAGGACGAGCCCCGAGGCGGTCGCTGTTCGACGGCTTCCGCGATTCCTACGGTCGAGGTCTCGAATGGACCGTTCGACTTCGATGGTTCGTCGTCCCCGGCTACCTCGCCGCGGTGTTGGTCGTCGCTTACGGCGTTGGACGGCAGCTTGGCCTGGAGATTTTCCCACGGGTCGATTCCGGACGGTTTCAGCTTCGGATCAAGGCACCCGCCGGGACGAGGATCGAGAAGACCGAACAGATCGCCAAGGCGGCCCTTGAGGCCGTGAGAAACCAAGCCGGCGAACATGCGGTCGAGATTTCAGTCGGCTACGTCGGCCTGATCCCGTCGAGCTACCCGATCAATGCGATCTACCAGTGGACCGGAGGGCCCGAGGAAGTGCTCCTGAGGGTCGCGCTCCACGAGGAAGCGAAGATCGACGTCGAGGCCCTGAAAGGGCGACTTCGCGAACAGCTCACCGCCCAGATGCCGAACGTACAGTTCTCGTTCGAGCCGGCGGACATTGTCAGCGACGTCATGAGCTTCGGCTCGCCGACGCCCGTCGAAGTTGCTGTGAGCGGACCGAATTTCGCGGACGACCGGGCCTTTGCAGGGAAGGTCAAGGATGAACTCGCCAAGGTTCCGTCGCTCCGCGACCTCCAGTACGCTCAGACCCTCGACTACCCGACCGTGGGGGTCGAGATCGACCGCGAGCGCGCCGGGGTCAGCGGGGTCACGGCGGAGGAGGTCGCTCGATCGCTGGTTACGGCCACGTCGTCCAGCCGCTTCGTGGTCCCGAATTACTGGCCCGATCCGAAGTCCGGCATCGGCTATCAAGTCCAGGTCGAAATCCCCATCGCCCTCATGGATTCGGTGAAACAGGTCGAAACGATTCCCATCCAGCGATCGGGAGGACCCTCGCTCCTGCTTCGAGACGTGGCCAAGGTGAGTCGGGGAACGATGCCCGGAGAATTCGACCGCTATAATATGAAGCGGTCCATCAGCCTCACCGCCAACATCGCGGGCGAGGACCTGGGGAGAGCCGCAAGCCGCGTCTCCGAGGCCATCGAACGAGCGGGAACCCCGCCCAAGGGCGTCAGCGTCGACATCCGGGGACAGATCGTGCCGATGCGAGAAATGCTCACCGGGCTCTCAGCCGGCCTTGCGATGTCCATCGTGGTCATCCTGCTGCTGCTGACCGCGAATTTTCAATCGGTGCGGCTCGCCCTGGTCGCCGTCTCGACCGCGCCCGCGGTGGTCTGCGGGGTGGTCGTCGCGTTGTGGCTCACCAGGACGACGATCAACATACAGTCGTTCATGGGGGCGATCATGGCGATCGGCGTGGCGGTCGCGAACGCCATCTTGCTCGTGACTTTCGCAGAGCGGAGACGGCGAGAGGACTCCGCCGAGGCGACCGAGGCGGCGGTCTTCGGCGCGAAGGGGCGCCTGCGGCCCATCCTCATGACGAGCTGCGCCATGACGGCCGGCATGGTCCCGATCGCCCTCGGCTGGGGCGAAGGGGGCGAGCAGACTGCGCCGCTCGGCCGGGCCGTCATCGGGGGGCTCGTCGCCGCGACCATGGCCACGCTCGTCGTCCTCCCTTCCGTGTTCGCGATCGTCCAGGGGTGGACCGGCCGGCACTCCGCGTCCGTCGACCCGGACGATCCCGAGAGCCGCTACTTCGATCATCCGGCCGGGCCGACCGTTCCAGTCTCGGCGCGTCTCGCCGCCCTCGGCGCGCTCGTCCTACTGATCGCGGGCTGCGGGAAGCCGACCGGCGAGGCGGCCGTGAAATCGGCGACGGCCGGCGCCCAGGCGGTCGCCCGAGTCGCGACGGTCGCCCCGGCGCGGACGACCATCCGGCGGACGAGCGAGCAGCCGGGCCAGATCGAGGCGTTCGAGGTTACGGCCATCCACGCGAAGCTCGCCGGCTACGTTCGGGCCGTCGTCGTCGATATCGGCGACCGCGTGAAGAAGGGCCAGGTGATGGCCGAGCTTCGGGTCCCGGAAATCGAGGCGGACCTGAAGCAGAAGCGGGCGATGATCGATCAGGCCCAGGCCGAGAAGAAGCAGGCCGAGGCGACGGTCGAGGTTTCCCGGGCGGGGGTCGCGAGCGCCGAGGCGAAGGTCACGGAGATTCAGGCCGGCATCCGGAGGTCCGACGCGGACGTCGCCCGATGGCGGTCGGAGTTCGCTCGCATCGACCAGTTGGTTCGCGAGCGAGCGCAGACCGGGAGTCTTCTCGACGAGACCAGGAACAAGCTCAAGGCGGCCGAGGCGACTCAGGAGGAGGTGCGGGCTCAGGTCAAATTTGCGGAAGCCGCGCTCGCCGAGGCCAGGGCCGTTCTCGCTAAGGCGCGCTCGGATGTTCAAACGGCGATCGCCCACATCGAAGTCGCCCGCTTCGACGCTGAGCGGGCCGAGGCGATGGAGAGCTACACGAAGATCGAGGCCCCCTACGACGGCGTCGTCATTCGCCGGCAGGTCGACACCGGCCGGTTGACGACGCCGGGCGCCACGGGCGAACCGCTCTTCATCGTCGCCCGCTCCGACGTCGTCACGATCTCGGTCGGCGTCCCCGAGGCGGAAGCCCCCTTCGTAAACGCTGGAGATGCCGCGCGTGTTCACGTGCTCGCCCTCGACGGCCGGACGTTCGAGGGCAAGGTGACGAGGACCGCGTGGGCGCTCGAATCATCGACGCGGACCCTCCTGACCGAAATCGACCTCCCGAACCCAGACGACGCCCTTCGTCCGGGGCTCTACGCCTACGCGACGATCGTCGCCGAGGAACACAAGAACGCGTTGACCTTGCCGTCGACGGCCATCGTCAAGGACGGGGAGAAGTCGTTCTGCGTGGCCGTCTCGGGCGACCGGGCGCATCGAAAGGAAATCAAGGTCGGCCTGAGCGACGGCAAACGCACGGAGGTGCTCTCGGGCGTGGAGGACGGCGAGCAAATCGTCGAAGCGAACGCCGCGTCGCTCGCCGACGGCCAAGCCGTCGAGACAAGCAAGCCCCAGGAGGGGCCTTCCAGGACGAAGAGTTGA
- a CDS encoding NUDIX hydrolase, with translation MSDLESPLPPRRVIYRGLKIDLALQPVRLADGEIAEREVVVHRGAVALVPMVDADHVCLVTNHRHAVGETLLEVPAGTIDEGETPDQTAPRELAEETGFRAGKITFLRSWHVSPGVMSERMFLYLCEGLTPGPTDLQPDERLETRIVPWTEALAMVHDGRISDAKTMLAILLCDRRWNSHHRLRP, from the coding sequence GTGTCCGACCTCGAATCACCGCTCCCTCCTCGTCGCGTCATCTACCGCGGTCTCAAGATCGACCTGGCCCTCCAACCCGTCCGCCTGGCCGACGGTGAGATCGCCGAGCGCGAGGTCGTCGTCCATCGCGGCGCGGTGGCCCTGGTGCCGATGGTCGACGCCGACCACGTCTGCCTGGTGACCAACCACCGCCACGCCGTCGGCGAGACCCTGCTGGAAGTCCCCGCCGGCACGATCGACGAGGGCGAGACCCCGGACCAGACCGCCCCCCGCGAGTTGGCCGAAGAGACCGGTTTCCGCGCGGGCAAGATCACCTTCCTGCGCTCCTGGCACGTCTCGCCCGGCGTGATGAGCGAACGTATGTTCTTGTACTTGTGCGAAGGTCTGACCCCCGGTCCGACCGATCTCCAGCCCGACGAGCGCCTGGAAACCCGGATCGTCCCCTGGACCGAGGCCCTCGCGATGGTACACGACGGCCGAATCTCCGACGCCAAGACGATGCTCGCGATCCTCCTCTGCGACCGCCGGTGGAACTCGCATCACCGACTCCGGCCTTAG
- the lysS gene encoding lysine--tRNA ligase has translation MAEESRDSLEAVRAEKLKRIAGLGIDPWGQRFDDHRAIADVRALDVAKPQEGETPEPGPAVRIAGRIMLRRGQGKVVFLEVRDWTERIQVFIGKKQVGEQSWSLVDELDLGDLIGVDGTLGYTKTGELTVFATELTFLGKSLTPPPEKWHGLTDQEMRYRRRYVDLFANPESLQTFLARSKIIRTFRKVMEERGFIEVETPTMQSIAGGAAARPFTTHHNALDIDLFLRIAPELYLKRLLVGGMERVFEIGRVYRNEGISPKHNPEFTMMEAYQAYGDYHSMMDLTEALICGAIEAIGGGYQRPWGEKTVDFRAPWPRRTYHDLLREYAEVDPGDFDAVKARAERAGIATVGKDRDVVISELFEALVEDNLVGPVFVIDYPAAICPLTKRKASNPEVAERFELFVDGIELANAYTELNDPVLQETLFRSQLAGMAAEESMAKMDDDFVRALKHAMPPAGGLGVGMDRLCMLLLNKASIRDVVLFPLMRPQVSQAGAVDVEDESEI, from the coding sequence ATGGCCGAAGAGTCGCGCGATAGTCTGGAAGCGGTGCGAGCCGAGAAGTTGAAGCGAATCGCCGGGCTGGGGATCGACCCCTGGGGCCAGCGGTTCGACGACCACCGGGCGATCGCCGACGTCCGCGCTCTGGATGTCGCCAAACCTCAAGAGGGCGAGACGCCGGAACCCGGTCCCGCCGTCCGGATCGCCGGGCGGATCATGCTCCGGCGCGGGCAGGGCAAGGTCGTCTTCCTCGAAGTCCGCGACTGGACCGAGCGCATCCAGGTCTTCATCGGCAAGAAGCAGGTCGGTGAACAGAGCTGGAGCTTGGTCGACGAACTCGACCTCGGCGACCTGATCGGCGTCGACGGCACGCTCGGCTACACCAAGACCGGCGAGTTGACCGTGTTTGCGACGGAGTTGACGTTCCTGGGCAAGAGCCTGACGCCCCCTCCCGAGAAGTGGCACGGGCTGACCGACCAGGAGATGCGGTATCGCCGGCGGTACGTCGACCTGTTCGCCAACCCCGAGTCGCTCCAGACGTTCCTTGCCCGGTCGAAGATCATCCGGACGTTCCGCAAGGTGATGGAGGAACGTGGGTTCATCGAGGTCGAGACCCCCACGATGCAGTCGATCGCCGGCGGGGCGGCGGCACGGCCGTTCACTACCCATCATAATGCCCTCGACATCGACCTGTTCCTGCGTATCGCCCCCGAGTTGTACCTGAAGCGGCTCCTGGTCGGCGGCATGGAGCGGGTCTTCGAGATCGGCCGTGTCTATCGGAACGAGGGGATCAGCCCCAAGCACAACCCCGAATTCACGATGATGGAGGCCTACCAGGCCTACGGCGACTATCACTCGATGATGGATTTGACCGAGGCGTTGATCTGCGGCGCGATCGAGGCGATCGGCGGCGGGTATCAGCGTCCCTGGGGCGAGAAGACGGTCGATTTCAGGGCCCCCTGGCCGCGACGGACCTACCACGACCTGCTCCGCGAGTACGCCGAGGTCGACCCCGGCGACTTCGACGCGGTCAAGGCGCGGGCCGAACGGGCGGGGATCGCCACGGTCGGCAAGGACCGCGACGTCGTGATCAGCGAGCTGTTCGAGGCCCTCGTCGAAGACAACCTCGTCGGCCCGGTGTTCGTGATCGACTACCCGGCGGCGATCTGCCCGCTTACCAAGCGGAAGGCGTCGAACCCCGAGGTCGCCGAGCGGTTCGAGCTGTTCGTCGACGGCATCGAGCTGGCCAACGCCTACACCGAACTCAACGACCCGGTGCTTCAAGAGACCCTCTTCCGCAGCCAGCTCGCGGGCATGGCCGCGGAGGAGTCGATGGCCAAGATGGACGACGACTTCGTGAGGGCGCTCAAGCACGCGATGCCGCCGGCCGGCGGGCTCGGAGTCGGCATGGACCGGCTCTGCATGCTCTTGCTGAACAAGGCGAGCATCCGCGACGTCGTCCTGTTTCCGCTCATGCGCCCGCAAGTCTCCCAGGCGGGAGCGGTGGACGTCGAGGACGAATCCGAGATCTGA
- the ilvE gene encoding branched-chain-amino-acid transaminase, which produces MSPKVYIGGKLYEKSEAKVSVFDHGLLYGDGVFEGIRAYSGRVFRLKQHVDRLYDSAVAIHLQIPMTRDAMAAAITDTLAHNKLTNAYIRVVVTRGAGSLGLDPRKTTDPQVIIITDAISLYPEELYEHGLKIITAATIRSHPNTVNPRVKSLNYLNNILAKMEGANAGCLEALMLNHKGDVAECTGDNIFIVRKGEIHTPSIDSGILEGITRDAVIELACEAGYKVVERTMDRYDVYTADECFLTGTAAEVIPVVECDGRPLGTGSPGPITKELLKRFHELVHGERS; this is translated from the coding sequence ATGAGCCCCAAAGTCTATATCGGCGGAAAACTTTACGAAAAATCCGAGGCCAAGGTCAGCGTCTTCGACCACGGCCTGCTTTACGGCGACGGCGTCTTCGAGGGCATCCGCGCCTACTCGGGCCGCGTCTTTCGGCTCAAGCAGCACGTCGACCGCCTCTACGATTCGGCCGTTGCCATCCATCTGCAGATCCCCATGACACGGGACGCGATGGCCGCCGCCATCACCGACACGCTTGCCCACAATAAGCTGACGAACGCCTACATCCGCGTTGTCGTCACCCGAGGCGCGGGGAGCCTCGGTCTCGACCCCCGAAAGACCACCGATCCCCAGGTCATCATTATCACCGACGCCATCAGCCTCTACCCCGAGGAGCTGTACGAGCACGGCCTGAAGATTATCACCGCCGCTACGATCCGGAGCCATCCGAACACGGTGAATCCCCGGGTCAAGTCGCTCAACTACCTGAACAACATCCTGGCGAAGATGGAGGGGGCCAACGCCGGCTGCCTCGAAGCCCTGATGCTGAACCACAAGGGCGACGTCGCCGAGTGTACGGGCGACAACATCTTCATCGTTCGGAAGGGCGAGATCCACACCCCGTCGATCGACTCGGGAATCCTCGAAGGGATCACCCGGGATGCGGTCATCGAGCTGGCGTGCGAGGCGGGCTACAAGGTGGTCGAGCGGACGATGGATCGCTACGACGTCTATACGGCCGACGAGTGCTTCTTGACCGGCACGGCGGCCGAGGTGATCCCGGTCGTCGAGTGCGACGGCCGCCCGTTGGGCACGGGCAGTCCCGGCCCGATCACGAAAGAGCTGCTGAAACGATTCCACGAGCTGGTCCACGGCGAACGTTCGTGA
- a CDS encoding ABC transporter permease, with product MYKYLLCWRYLRTRYIALASIISVTLGVATMIVVNSVMAGFADKMRDRLHGVLADVIVESNSLEGFTNSDEVMARIIDLAKDDIAAMAPTMETPGILKFRIGSESQTHPVQIIGVNPEQRAKTGDFAEFLFDDKGNQIPPSFEVPEALRAQSPAGMRLKEVEAETGAEKSDFDRATEEYLRQQMIEQMPKHGAIIGYAIGTYHRGKGLPDFYLAPPGTKIGLFFPKHGKTPEAGNDVFTVVGYFKSGMSEYDSTHVYVPLEQLQQTRLLVDPEGRGAVNQIQIKVQPGVDIDKLADKIGLALESLRPMYFRVSTWEQKQGPLLAAVAIEQSILNILLFMIIAVAGFGILAIFSMIVVEKTRDIGILKALGASTSGIRNIFLGYGLLLGAVGSGVGMVGGLLFVRYINEIEKLLSYVLKHKVFDDSVYYFDRIPTLVEPRTVVAIVLGALFIAVVASIWPAQRAAKMHPVKALRFE from the coding sequence GTGTACAAGTACCTGCTTTGCTGGCGGTATCTCCGCACTCGGTACATCGCGTTGGCGAGCATCATCAGCGTGACGCTCGGCGTGGCGACGATGATCGTGGTCAACTCGGTCATGGCCGGTTTCGCCGACAAGATGCGCGACCGTCTGCACGGCGTCCTCGCCGACGTCATCGTCGAATCGAATTCGCTGGAAGGGTTCACCAACAGCGACGAGGTCATGGCCCGGATCATCGATCTGGCCAAGGACGATATCGCGGCGATGGCCCCGACGATGGAGACCCCCGGAATCCTCAAGTTCCGCATCGGCAGCGAGTCGCAGACTCACCCGGTGCAGATCATCGGCGTCAATCCGGAGCAACGGGCGAAAACGGGCGATTTCGCCGAGTTTCTGTTCGACGACAAGGGCAACCAGATTCCACCCTCCTTCGAAGTCCCCGAGGCGCTGCGTGCCCAGTCGCCGGCGGGAATGCGGCTGAAGGAGGTGGAGGCCGAGACCGGGGCCGAAAAGTCCGATTTTGATCGGGCGACCGAGGAGTATCTCAGGCAGCAGATGATCGAGCAGATGCCCAAGCACGGCGCGATCATCGGCTACGCGATCGGCACGTACCATCGAGGGAAAGGGTTGCCCGACTTCTACCTCGCCCCTCCCGGGACGAAGATCGGACTGTTCTTCCCCAAGCACGGCAAGACGCCTGAGGCGGGCAACGACGTGTTCACGGTCGTCGGCTATTTCAAGAGCGGTATGAGCGAGTACGACTCGACTCACGTCTACGTACCGCTCGAACAGTTGCAACAGACCCGCCTGCTGGTCGACCCCGAGGGCCGGGGCGCTGTCAACCAGATCCAGATCAAGGTCCAGCCGGGGGTCGACATCGACAAGCTCGCCGACAAGATCGGGCTCGCCCTCGAAAGCCTGCGGCCGATGTACTTCCGGGTCTCGACTTGGGAGCAGAAGCAAGGGCCGCTACTGGCGGCGGTGGCGATCGAGCAGAGCATCCTCAACATCCTGCTGTTCATGATCATCGCGGTGGCGGGCTTCGGCATCCTGGCGATCTTCTCGATGATCGTGGTCGAGAAGACCCGCGACATCGGCATCCTCAAGGCGCTCGGGGCGTCGACGTCCGGAATCCGCAATATCTTCCTGGGCTACGGCCTGTTGCTGGGGGCGGTCGGCAGCGGCGTGGGGATGGTCGGCGGGCTCCTGTTCGTTCGTTATATCAACGAGATCGAGAAGCTCCTCAGTTACGTGCTCAAGCATAAGGTGTTCGACGACTCGGTCTACTACTTCGACCGGATACCGACGCTCGTCGAGCCGCGCACGGTGGTTGCGATCGTCCTGGGGGCCTTGTTCATCGCGGTGGTCGCCAGCATCTGGCCGGCCCAGCGCGCGGCGAAGATGCACCCGGTCAAGGCGCTTCGGTTCGAGTGA
- a CDS encoding ABC transporter ATP-binding protein — MTTHIAAFGLCRSYRKGKIEVPVLRGVDFEVGHGEMVAVIGASGSGKSTLLHILGLLDAPDAGGVVLDGKRIDACPERERDALRNRTFGFIFQFYHLLPELTALENVMAPHFISHGLFAYWKHRKQIRRDATELLERVGLGHRLTHYPSELSGGEMQRAAIARALVGRPSVLLADEPTGNLDSTTGHGVLELLRDLNRERGLTMMLVTHDQQIANQADRVVRLAEGRIEEWVPALV; from the coding sequence ATGACGACTCATATCGCGGCGTTCGGGCTGTGCAGGAGCTACCGGAAGGGCAAGATCGAGGTTCCCGTGCTGCGGGGCGTCGACTTCGAGGTCGGTCACGGCGAGATGGTCGCGGTGATCGGCGCCAGCGGGTCGGGGAAGAGCACCCTGCTCCACATCCTCGGCCTGCTCGACGCGCCCGACGCCGGCGGGGTGGTCCTCGACGGCAAGCGGATCGACGCCTGCCCCGAGCGCGAGCGCGACGCCCTCCGCAACCGGACGTTCGGCTTCATCTTCCAGTTCTATCACCTGCTGCCCGAGCTGACGGCCCTCGAAAACGTCATGGCGCCCCATTTCATCAGCCATGGACTTTTCGCTTACTGGAAGCACCGAAAGCAGATCCGCCGCGACGCGACCGAGCTGCTTGAGCGCGTGGGCCTGGGACACCGGCTGACGCACTACCCGTCCGAGCTTTCGGGCGGCGAGATGCAGCGCGCGGCGATCGCCCGGGCGCTCGTGGGGCGGCCGTCGGTCTTGCTGGCCGACGAACCGACCGGAAACCTCGACTCCACCACCGGTCACGGGGTTCTTGAACTGCTCCGCGACTTGAACCGGGAGCGTGGCTTGACTATGATGCTAGTCACGCATGATCAGCAGATCGCCAACCAGGCCGACCGGGTCGTTCGGCTTGCGGAAGGGCGAATCGAGGAATGGGTTCCCGCGCTCGTTTGA